One genomic segment of Streptomyces sp. TLI_146 includes these proteins:
- a CDS encoding Zn-ribbon domain-containing OB-fold protein, with translation MTRTRTPVVADWFTEAEDEEFRLLGTRCSACASVFFPREDAFCRNPGCAGRELTEVPLSRRGRVWSYTDGRYRPPAPYVSDPEAVWQPYTLVAVELEAERMVVLGQAVPGVTTADLAVGMEVEVVPGVLNEEAGTVWTTWHWRPVEAGA, from the coding sequence TTGACGCGCACGCGCACGCCCGTGGTGGCGGACTGGTTCACGGAGGCGGAGGACGAGGAGTTCCGGCTGCTCGGCACCCGGTGCTCGGCCTGCGCCTCCGTGTTCTTCCCCCGTGAGGACGCGTTCTGCCGCAACCCCGGCTGCGCCGGGCGGGAGCTGACCGAGGTGCCGCTCTCCCGGCGCGGGCGCGTCTGGTCGTACACCGACGGGCGCTACCGGCCGCCCGCGCCCTACGTGTCCGACCCCGAGGCCGTCTGGCAGCCGTACACCCTGGTCGCCGTGGAGCTGGAGGCCGAGCGGATGGTCGTCCTCGGGCAGGCCGTGCCGGGGGTGACCACCGCCGACCTCGCCGTCGGTATGGAGGTCGAGGTGGTGCCCGGTGTGCTCAATGAGGAGGCCGGGACGGTCTGGACGACCTGGCACTGGCGGCCCGTGGAGGCGGGCGCATGA
- a CDS encoding nitrate- and nitrite sensing domain-containing protein, producing the protein MRFRGKSIRRKIVALLLVPLVSLTALWGFTTYITGREANELLNVTYIVDKVGSPMEDTVQVIQEERRQTLVYLADQRAADALAALQNRRRDTDRAVAKIRSAANDSQVRDDLRPAARARLKTVLEEFDGIGDLRRQVDRRSLNRTRALEAYSDVIEPCYTFLTNLHALENVDMDKQGRAVVGLARAREMLAREDALVASSLVAPPQFTWNELREVVNLVANRTLLYEISLENLPAGEREIFERFWAASGSESLRAAEQNIITAGPTKNPKVDLARWQQTATPLLARLSESVSDADDRYRDRVHPVAFNVLIKAGVAGVLGFLALVFSLFLSVRIGRELIRDLTRLRKEAHEVSGVRLPSVMRRLAAGEQVDVETEAPRLDYEKDEVGQVGQALNTLQRAAVEAAVKQADMRRGVAEVFVNLARRNQVLLHRQLTLLDTMERRTEDTDELADLFRLDHLTTRMRRHAEGLVILSGAAPSRQWRKPVQLMDVVRAAVAEVEDYERIEVRRLPRLGVGGPAVADLTHLVAELLENATVFSPPHTAVQVHGERVANGFTLEIHDRGLGMTPEALLDANLRLAETPEFELSDTDRLGLFVVSRLAQRQNVRVSLQPSPYGGTTAIVFIPAALLTDAPDTNGTGFRLDRKAAHGDAAGRRERDAGPRALNPLPVGIPDRALLDGPVELEAPVDPLELDAPHALGADERDDDRTGFLGAPRGVPAERRQHPQSADEGAGAPARPSGPVPLPRRRPPAPTLVSDHGRRVDDQPGRDHPPYGAEPVRPAGPTPELRRADALRASGLVPAPAPEPLRRPAHARESADGTGPQGALPRRVRQASLAPQLKETSAEPADRTGPGGPGAQPQPERDAEEVRNRMASMQRGWQRGRRHNAMTSAETTADGPDQALGGVRRNTSEGDGR; encoded by the coding sequence ATGCGCTTTCGCGGGAAGTCCATCCGCAGGAAGATCGTGGCGTTGCTGCTGGTGCCGCTCGTCTCCCTCACCGCCCTGTGGGGATTCACGACCTACATCACCGGCCGCGAGGCCAACGAGCTGCTGAACGTCACGTACATCGTGGACAAGGTCGGCTCCCCGATGGAGGACACGGTCCAGGTCATCCAGGAGGAACGCCGCCAGACGCTCGTCTATCTGGCCGACCAGCGGGCCGCCGACGCGCTCGCCGCGCTGCAGAACCGCCGCCGGGACACCGACCGCGCGGTGGCGAAGATTCGTTCCGCCGCCAATGACTCCCAGGTGCGCGACGATCTGCGCCCGGCGGCCCGGGCGCGGCTGAAGACCGTCCTGGAGGAGTTCGACGGCATCGGCGACCTGCGCCGGCAGGTCGACCGCCGCAGCCTCAACCGCACCCGGGCGCTGGAGGCGTACAGCGACGTCATCGAGCCCTGCTACACGTTCCTGACCAATCTCCACGCGCTGGAGAACGTGGACATGGACAAGCAGGGCCGCGCGGTCGTGGGCCTCGCCCGGGCCCGCGAGATGCTGGCGCGCGAGGACGCGCTGGTCGCCTCCTCGCTGGTCGCCCCGCCGCAGTTCACCTGGAACGAACTGCGCGAGGTGGTCAACCTGGTGGCCAACCGCACGCTCCTGTACGAGATCAGCCTGGAGAACCTGCCCGCCGGCGAACGCGAGATCTTCGAGCGGTTCTGGGCCGCCTCGGGCTCCGAGTCGCTGCGCGCCGCCGAGCAGAACATCATCACCGCGGGCCCCACCAAGAACCCGAAGGTGGACCTGGCCCGCTGGCAGCAGACCGCGACCCCGCTGCTCGCACGCCTCTCGGAGTCCGTCTCGGACGCCGACGACCGCTACCGCGACCGCGTCCACCCGGTCGCCTTCAACGTCCTCATCAAGGCCGGTGTCGCCGGCGTCCTCGGCTTCCTCGCGCTCGTCTTCTCGCTCTTCCTCTCCGTGCGCATCGGCCGCGAGCTGATCCGCGACCTCACCCGGCTCCGCAAGGAGGCGCACGAGGTGTCCGGCGTGCGCCTGCCCAGCGTGATGCGCCGCCTCGCCGCCGGCGAGCAGGTCGACGTCGAGACCGAGGCGCCGCGCCTGGACTACGAGAAGGACGAGGTCGGCCAGGTCGGCCAGGCCCTCAACACCCTTCAGCGCGCCGCCGTCGAGGCCGCCGTCAAACAGGCCGACATGCGGCGCGGGGTGGCCGAGGTCTTCGTCAACCTGGCCCGCCGCAACCAGGTCCTCCTGCACCGCCAGCTCACGCTCCTCGACACCATGGAGCGCCGCACCGAGGACACCGACGAGCTCGCCGACCTCTTCCGGCTCGACCACCTCACCACCCGTATGCGCCGCCACGCCGAGGGCCTGGTGATCCTCTCCGGCGCCGCCCCCTCCCGCCAGTGGCGCAAGCCCGTCCAGCTGATGGACGTCGTCCGCGCCGCGGTGGCCGAGGTCGAGGACTACGAGCGCATCGAGGTCCGCAGGCTGCCCCGGCTCGGCGTGGGCGGCCCGGCCGTCGCCGACCTCACCCACCTGGTGGCCGAACTCCTGGAGAACGCCACGGTGTTCTCGCCCCCGCACACCGCCGTCCAGGTGCACGGCGAGCGGGTGGCCAACGGCTTCACGCTGGAGATCCACGACCGGGGCCTGGGCATGACGCCCGAAGCGCTCCTCGACGCCAACCTGCGCCTCGCCGAGACCCCCGAGTTCGAGCTCTCCGACACCGACCGGCTCGGCCTGTTCGTGGTCAGCCGGCTCGCCCAGCGGCAGAACGTCCGCGTCTCGCTCCAGCCCTCCCCGTACGGCGGCACCACGGCGATCGTGTTCATCCCGGCGGCCCTGCTCACCGACGCGCCGGACACCAACGGCACCGGATTCCGCCTCGACCGCAAGGCGGCCCACGGCGACGCGGCCGGACGCCGCGAGCGGGACGCGGGACCCCGTGCGCTCAACCCGCTCCCGGTGGGCATCCCCGACCGCGCCCTGCTCGACGGGCCGGTCGAACTGGAGGCACCCGTGGACCCGTTGGAGCTGGACGCCCCGCACGCCCTGGGCGCCGACGAGCGGGACGACGACCGCACCGGCTTCCTCGGCGCGCCCCGAGGCGTCCCGGCCGAGCGCCGCCAGCACCCGCAGTCGGCCGACGAGGGCGCCGGAGCCCCGGCCCGGCCGTCCGGCCCCGTACCGCTGCCGCGCCGCCGCCCGCCCGCCCCGACCCTGGTCAGCGACCACGGGCGCCGGGTCGACGACCAGCCCGGCCGCGACCACCCGCCCTACGGGGCGGAGCCGGTCCGTCCGGCCGGGCCCACCCCGGAGCTGCGGCGGGCCGACGCGCTGCGCGCCAGCGGGCTCGTCCCGGCCCCGGCGCCCGAGCCGCTGCGGCGGCCCGCGCACGCCCGCGAGAGCGCCGACGGAACCGGACCGCAGGGCGCCCTGCCCCGCCGGGTCCGTCAGGCCAGCCTCGCCCCCCAGCTGAAAGAGACCTCCGCCGAGCCCGCGGACCGCACCGGGCCGGGCGGCCCGGGCGCTCAGCCGCAGCCCGAGCGCGACGCAGAGGAAGTGCGCAACCGTATGGCGTCGATGCAGCGTGGTTGGCAGCGCGGGCGTCGGCACAACGCGATGACCAGCGCAGAGACCACAGCCGACGGGCCCGACCAGGCCCTGGGCGGCGTACGACGCAATACATCGGAGGGGGACGGTCGATGA
- a CDS encoding NUDIX domain-containing protein: MTGTSKTSKQPVKDSHCTACGSPYPSASAGWPRPCAACGTVAYRNPLPVALALLPVADARGTGLVVITRAVEPHIGRSALPGGFVDDGELWQEAVVRELYEETGIEASADEVRLADALSSPHHVLLFGLLPTRTAAELPRPAPTDETAGWRVLHRPEELAFPLHTQVVRAWFAGG, from the coding sequence GTGACCGGGACCTCGAAGACCTCGAAGCAGCCTGTGAAGGACTCGCACTGCACCGCGTGCGGGTCGCCCTATCCCTCGGCCTCGGCCGGCTGGCCCCGCCCCTGCGCGGCCTGCGGGACCGTCGCCTATCGCAACCCGCTGCCCGTCGCCCTAGCCCTCCTTCCCGTGGCGGACGCGCGCGGTACGGGACTCGTCGTCATCACCCGCGCCGTGGAGCCCCATATAGGCCGGTCCGCCCTGCCCGGCGGCTTCGTCGACGACGGCGAGCTGTGGCAGGAGGCGGTCGTCCGCGAGCTGTACGAGGAGACCGGGATCGAAGCGTCCGCCGACGAGGTGCGCCTCGCGGACGCGCTCAGCTCCCCGCACCACGTCCTCCTCTTCGGCCTGCTGCCCACCCGCACCGCGGCCGAGCTCCCACGGCCGGCACCGACGGACGAGACCGCGGGCTGGCGCGTGCTCCACCGCCCCGAGGAACTGGCGTTTCCCCTGCATACGCAGGTGGTACGGGCGTGGTTCGCGGGGGGTTGA
- a CDS encoding ATP/GTP-binding protein has product MAFGRSSRRKRPVEPVTLKILVAGGFGVGKTTLVGAVSEIRPLRTEERLSEAGRPVDDVEGVEAKSTTTVAMDFGRITLREDLVLYLFGTPGQDRFWFLWDELAQGSLGAVVLADTRRLEDSFAAIDYFERRGLPFTVAVNCFDDAARYPAEAVRSALDLDPDVPLMMTDARDREAVKDVLVAVVEHAMVLSERRRRTVSI; this is encoded by the coding sequence ATGGCCTTCGGGCGCTCTAGCCGCAGGAAGCGGCCCGTCGAACCGGTGACCCTCAAGATCCTGGTGGCGGGCGGCTTCGGAGTCGGCAAGACCACGCTGGTGGGCGCGGTCAGCGAGATCCGGCCGCTGCGCACCGAGGAGCGGCTCAGCGAGGCCGGGCGGCCGGTCGACGACGTCGAGGGAGTGGAGGCGAAGAGCACCACCACCGTCGCCATGGACTTCGGGCGCATCACGCTCCGCGAGGACCTGGTCCTCTACCTCTTCGGCACGCCCGGCCAGGACCGCTTCTGGTTCCTCTGGGACGAGCTGGCGCAGGGGTCCCTGGGCGCGGTGGTCCTCGCGGACACCCGCCGCCTGGAGGACTCCTTCGCGGCGATCGACTACTTCGAGCGCCGGGGGCTGCCCTTCACGGTGGCCGTCAACTGCTTCGACGACGCGGCCCGCTACCCGGCCGAAGCCGTGCGCTCCGCGCTCGACCTCGACCCGGACGTACCGCTGATGATGACGGACGCGCGCGACCGCGAGGCCGTCAAGGACGTCCTGGTCGCGGTCGTGGAACACGCGATGGTCCTCTCCGAGCGCAGACGCCGCACGGTCTCGATCTGA
- a CDS encoding lipid-transfer protein, translating to MSGTDDIAVLGAGMHPWGKWGRSFIEYGTVAARAALADAGLDWPDVRSVVGAQTVRGGYPGYVAGATFARALGWQGARVTSVYAACASGAQAINTARAQILSGMAEVVLVVGADAAPKGFFAPAGGERPDDPDWLRFRVLGATNPAYFGLYARRRMALHGDTPDDFARVKVKNAAAGALNPYARYRKAVTAEEVAASAVVADPLRLLDICATSDGAAALVLCGMDYARRRGAVDPVRIRAVSTVTPTYPNTVLDLPDIATDSAVAAEPSPYSFRASIARAAYEEAGIGPEDLSLAEVYDLSTALELEWYEDLGLCGAGEGAKLVREGVTALGGRVPVNASGGLASFGEAVPAQAIAQVCELTWQLRGTAGERQIAGARTGITANQGLFGHGSSVIAVR from the coding sequence ATGAGCGGCACGGACGACATCGCGGTCCTCGGCGCCGGAATGCACCCCTGGGGCAAATGGGGCAGGAGTTTCATCGAGTACGGGACGGTCGCGGCCCGCGCCGCGCTCGCCGACGCCGGGCTCGACTGGCCGGACGTGCGGTCCGTGGTCGGCGCCCAGACCGTGCGCGGCGGCTACCCCGGGTACGTGGCCGGGGCGACCTTCGCACGGGCGCTCGGCTGGCAGGGCGCGCGCGTGACGAGCGTGTACGCGGCCTGCGCCTCCGGGGCGCAGGCGATCAACACCGCGCGGGCGCAGATCCTCTCCGGGATGGCCGAGGTGGTGCTCGTGGTGGGCGCCGACGCGGCGCCCAAGGGGTTCTTCGCCCCGGCGGGCGGCGAGCGGCCCGACGATCCCGACTGGCTGCGCTTCCGGGTCCTGGGCGCCACCAACCCGGCCTACTTCGGCCTCTACGCCCGCCGCCGCATGGCCCTGCACGGGGACACGCCCGACGACTTCGCGCGCGTCAAGGTGAAGAACGCGGCGGCGGGCGCGCTCAACCCGTACGCCCGCTACCGCAAGGCGGTGACCGCCGAGGAGGTGGCCGCCTCCGCCGTGGTCGCCGATCCGCTGCGGCTGCTCGACATCTGCGCGACCTCCGACGGGGCGGCCGCGCTGGTGCTGTGCGGCATGGACTACGCGCGCCGCCGCGGAGCGGTGGACCCGGTTCGGATACGGGCCGTGTCCACGGTCACGCCCACCTACCCGAACACCGTCCTGGACCTGCCGGACATCGCCACCGACTCGGCGGTCGCGGCCGAGCCCTCGCCGTACTCCTTCCGCGCCTCCATCGCACGGGCCGCCTACGAGGAGGCCGGGATCGGGCCCGAGGACCTGTCGCTGGCCGAGGTGTACGACCTGTCGACCGCTCTGGAGCTGGAGTGGTACGAGGATCTGGGGCTGTGCGGCGCCGGGGAAGGCGCGAAGCTCGTACGGGAGGGCGTGACGGCGCTCGGCGGTCGCGTTCCGGTCAATGCGAGCGGGGGGCTCGCATCGTTCGGCGAGGCGGTGCCCGCCCAGGCCATCGCGCAGGTCTGCGAGCTGACCTGGCAGCTGCGCGGCACGGCGGGCGAGCGGCAGATCGCCGGGGCGAGGACCGGGATCACCGCCAATCAGGGCCTGTTCGGGCACGGCTCCTCGGTGATCGCGGTGCGCTGA
- the glpK gene encoding glycerol kinase GlpK: MTQKFVAAIDQGTTSSRCIIFDQGGAIVAVDQREHRQIFPKPGWVEHDATEIWSKVQAVVAGALAKAGMRAEQLSALGITNQRETTVLWDRATGKPVHNAIVWQDTRTSALCAQLGAEDGQDRFREATGLPLASYFSGPKAAWLLDNVPGLRTRAERGEIAFGTIDSWLIWNLTGGTDGGVHVTDVTNASRTMLMNLSTLEWDSSILAAMNVPEAILPEIRSSAEVYGTAVGQLAGVPVASALGDQQAAIFGQACYDTGTAKNTYGTGSFLLLNTGGRPVASKSGLITTVGYKIGDQAPVYCLEGSIAITGALVQWFRDQLGLIRSAAEIETLAASVEDNGGAYIVPAFSGLFAPYWRSDARGVITGLTRYVTKAHLARAVLEATSWQTREVVDAMYQDSGVRITTLKVDGGMTVNKLLMQHQADVLGVPVIRPKVSETTCLGAAYAAGLATGVWAGLDELKAHWQKDVEWVPAMEAQVREREYENWRKAVERSLGWHEEDAK; the protein is encoded by the coding sequence ATGACGCAGAAGTTCGTCGCAGCCATCGACCAGGGCACCACTTCAAGCCGCTGCATCATCTTCGACCAGGGCGGCGCCATCGTCGCCGTGGACCAGCGCGAGCACCGCCAGATCTTCCCGAAACCGGGCTGGGTCGAGCACGACGCCACCGAGATCTGGTCCAAGGTGCAGGCCGTGGTCGCGGGCGCGCTCGCCAAGGCCGGGATGCGCGCGGAACAGCTCAGCGCGCTCGGCATCACCAACCAGCGCGAGACGACGGTCCTGTGGGACCGGGCGACCGGCAAGCCCGTGCACAACGCGATCGTCTGGCAGGACACCAGGACCTCGGCGCTCTGTGCCCAACTCGGCGCCGAGGACGGCCAGGACCGCTTCCGTGAAGCCACCGGGCTGCCGCTGGCCAGCTACTTCTCCGGTCCGAAGGCGGCCTGGCTGCTCGACAACGTACCCGGGCTGCGGACCCGTGCCGAGCGCGGCGAGATCGCGTTCGGGACCATCGACTCCTGGCTGATCTGGAACCTGACGGGCGGTACGGACGGCGGGGTGCACGTCACCGACGTCACCAATGCCTCGCGGACCATGCTGATGAACCTGTCGACCCTGGAGTGGGACTCCTCGATCCTGGCCGCGATGAACGTGCCGGAGGCGATCCTTCCGGAGATCCGGTCCTCGGCCGAGGTGTACGGGACGGCGGTGGGCCAGCTGGCGGGCGTGCCGGTGGCGTCCGCGCTCGGCGACCAGCAGGCGGCGATCTTCGGGCAGGCCTGCTACGACACCGGCACGGCCAAGAACACGTACGGGACCGGAAGTTTCCTGCTGCTCAACACCGGCGGGCGACCGGTGGCATCCAAGAGCGGCCTGATCACCACCGTCGGCTACAAGATCGGCGACCAGGCGCCGGTCTACTGCCTGGAGGGCTCGATCGCGATCACCGGGGCCCTGGTCCAGTGGTTCCGGGACCAGCTCGGGCTCATCCGCAGCGCCGCCGAGATCGAGACGCTCGCCGCGAGCGTCGAGGACAACGGCGGGGCCTACATCGTGCCCGCCTTCTCCGGCCTGTTCGCGCCCTACTGGCGCTCGGACGCGCGCGGTGTCATCACCGGCCTGACCCGGTACGTCACCAAGGCGCATCTGGCCCGCGCGGTCCTGGAGGCCACCAGCTGGCAGACCCGCGAGGTGGTGGACGCGATGTACCAGGACTCCGGGGTGCGGATCACCACGCTCAAGGTCGACGGCGGAATGACCGTCAACAAGCTCCTGATGCAGCATCAGGCGGATGTGCTCGGCGTGCCGGTGATCCGGCCGAAGGTCTCCGAGACGACCTGCCTGGGCGCCGCCTACGCGGCGGGGCTCGCCACCGGGGTGTGGGCGGGCCTGGACGAGCTCAAGGCGCACTGGCAGAAGGACGTGGAGTGGGTGCCCGCCATGGAGGCGCAGGTGCGTGAGCGCGAGTACGAGAACTGGCGCAAGGCGGTGGAGCGCAGCCTCGGCTGGCACGAGGAGGACGCCAAGTAG
- a CDS encoding DUF742 domain-containing protein: protein MSDADQRAPANGPQQPDRVPQQSPPRQHHWFDDDAGPVVRPYAMTRGRTSSVGQHRLDLIAVVVPEPAADDPGHDHSLSPEHVEIVERCVGTPQSIAELAAGLDLPVGVVRVLVGDLVQDQLVHVSRPVPPAELPDESLLREVINGLRAL from the coding sequence ATGAGTGACGCAGACCAGCGGGCGCCGGCGAACGGCCCGCAGCAGCCGGACCGGGTGCCGCAGCAGTCACCGCCCCGGCAGCACCACTGGTTCGACGACGACGCGGGACCGGTGGTGCGGCCGTACGCGATGACCCGCGGCCGCACCAGCAGCGTCGGTCAGCACCGGCTCGACCTGATCGCGGTGGTGGTGCCCGAACCGGCCGCCGACGACCCGGGGCACGACCACTCGCTCTCGCCCGAGCACGTCGAGATCGTCGAGCGCTGCGTCGGCACCCCGCAGTCCATCGCCGAGCTCGCCGCCGGACTCGACCTCCCCGTCGGGGTGGTCCGCGTCCTGGTGGGCGACCTCGTCCAGGACCAGCTGGTGCACGTCTCCCGACCCGTTCCGCCGGCCGAGCTGCCGGACGAGTCCCTTCTCCGCGAGGTGATCAATGGCCTTCGGGCGCTCTAG
- a CDS encoding M15 family metallopeptidase, with protein sequence MTLRSTVRGLIAAAAALLAVTATSSTARATPEPKAPAEFVALATVDPTIIQEMRYITPHNFVGKPIDGYKQPVCILTRQAAQALHQAQLRLLREGYSLKVYDCFRPQRAVDHFVEWAKDLDDQRMKTEFYPLVDKSRLFEDVYIAAKSGHSRGSSIDVTLVRLPAWPTPPYRPGQPLVPCFAPKDQRFPDNSVDMGTGFDCFDTLSHTDDPRIQGVQRANRQLLKGTLQAAGFVGIPQEWWHFTYQPEPFPDTYFDFPVAWRSVAGHR encoded by the coding sequence ATGACACTCAGATCAACCGTGCGCGGCCTGATCGCCGCTGCCGCGGCCCTGCTCGCCGTGACCGCCACCTCGTCCACCGCCCGGGCCACGCCCGAGCCCAAGGCGCCCGCCGAGTTCGTGGCGCTGGCCACCGTGGACCCGACGATCATCCAGGAGATGCGCTACATCACGCCGCACAACTTCGTGGGCAAGCCGATCGACGGATACAAGCAGCCGGTGTGCATCCTGACCCGCCAGGCGGCCCAAGCGCTGCACCAGGCGCAGCTGAGGCTGCTGCGTGAGGGCTACTCGCTGAAGGTGTACGACTGCTTCCGGCCGCAGCGGGCCGTGGACCACTTCGTGGAGTGGGCGAAGGACCTCGACGACCAGAGGATGAAGACCGAGTTCTATCCGCTTGTCGACAAGTCGAGGCTGTTCGAGGACGTGTACATCGCGGCCAAGTCCGGTCACAGCAGGGGCAGTTCGATCGACGTCACCCTCGTCAGGCTGCCCGCGTGGCCGACGCCGCCCTACCGTCCCGGTCAGCCGCTGGTGCCGTGCTTCGCGCCGAAGGACCAGCGCTTCCCCGACAACTCCGTCGACATGGGCACCGGGTTCGACTGCTTCGACACCCTCTCGCACACCGACGACCCCCGCATCCAGGGCGTCCAGCGCGCCAACCGCCAGCTCCTGAAGGGCACGCTCCAGGCCGCCGGGTTCGTCGGGATCCCCCAGGAGTGGTGGCACTTCACCTACCAGCCGGAGCCGTTCCCGGACACCTACTTCGACTTCCCGGTGGCGTGGCGCTCGGTGGCCGGTCACCGCTGA
- a CDS encoding roadblock/LC7 domain-containing protein encodes MTAPKSAAHDVIGKGAGELNWLLDELVDRVGSIRKALVLSSDGLPTGTSRDLTREDGEHLAAVASGFHSLAKGVGRHFDVGGVRQTVVELDDAFLFVTAAGDGSCLAVLSDAESDVGQVAYEMTLMVKRVGAHLTTAPRTGLPTAG; translated from the coding sequence ATGACCGCACCGAAGTCCGCAGCACACGACGTCATCGGGAAGGGCGCCGGGGAACTCAACTGGTTGCTGGACGAGTTGGTCGACCGGGTCGGTTCCATCCGCAAGGCGCTCGTCCTGTCCAGCGACGGCCTGCCCACCGGCACGTCCAGGGACCTGACCCGGGAGGACGGCGAGCACCTGGCCGCCGTGGCCTCCGGCTTCCACAGCCTCGCCAAGGGCGTCGGCCGCCACTTCGACGTGGGCGGGGTCCGCCAGACCGTCGTGGAGCTCGACGACGCCTTCCTGTTCGTGACCGCCGCGGGCGACGGCAGCTGTCTGGCCGTCCTGTCCGACGCCGAGTCGGACGTCGGCCAGGTGGCGTACGAGATGACCCTGATGGTCAAGCGGGTCGGGGCCCACCTCACCACGGCACCACGGACCGGCCTGCCCACCGCAGGGTGA
- a CDS encoding MIP/aquaporin family protein, giving the protein MSNGDIFLGEVIGTSILILFGAGVCAAVTLNHSKARGAGWVVIAFGWGFGVLAGAYTAAPLSGGHLNPAVTVGIAVDTGEWDKVWLYVLGQLSGAMLGAVLAYLVYFAQFRANADRDGGVPTLGVFSTIPEIRNPAANLVTEIIATVGLVLPVLAFGDNQGLGDSGSTVLVVSLLVVGIGLSLGGPTGYAINPARDLGPRLVHSVLPIPRKGTSDWGYAWIPVAGPLAGGALGGLIHHAAF; this is encoded by the coding sequence ATGAGCAACGGAGACATCTTCCTCGGTGAGGTCATCGGCACGTCCATCCTGATCCTCTTCGGGGCCGGGGTGTGTGCGGCGGTCACGCTCAACCACTCCAAGGCGAGAGGCGCCGGCTGGGTGGTCATCGCCTTCGGCTGGGGCTTCGGCGTGCTGGCCGGGGCGTACACCGCGGCGCCCCTGTCGGGCGGCCACCTCAATCCGGCGGTGACCGTCGGCATCGCGGTCGACACCGGCGAGTGGGACAAGGTCTGGCTCTACGTGCTGGGGCAACTGTCCGGCGCGATGCTCGGCGCGGTCCTCGCCTACCTCGTGTACTTCGCCCAGTTCCGGGCCAACGCCGACCGGGACGGCGGCGTCCCGACGCTCGGCGTCTTCTCGACGATCCCCGAGATCAGGAATCCGGCCGCCAATCTGGTCACCGAGATCATCGCCACCGTCGGCCTGGTGCTGCCCGTGCTCGCCTTCGGCGACAACCAGGGCCTCGGCGACTCCGGCAGCACCGTGCTGGTCGTGTCGCTGCTCGTCGTCGGCATCGGCCTCTCGCTCGGCGGGCCCACCGGCTACGCCATCAACCCGGCCCGCGATCTGGGCCCGCGCCTGGTGCACAGCGTGCTGCCGATCCCCCGCAAGGGCACCTCGGACTGGGGTTACGCCTGGATACCGGTGGCGGGACCGCTGGCCGGCGGGGCCCTCGGCGGTCTGATCCACCACGCGGCCTTCTGA